The following proteins are encoded in a genomic region of Liolophura sinensis isolate JHLJ2023 chromosome 5, CUHK_Ljap_v2, whole genome shotgun sequence:
- the LOC135465911 gene encoding PSME3-interacting protein-like has protein sequence MSFSNQEAPGIGFKKFVSEEELEEKRKKRQEEWDKVRQPDDPEECPEEKYDPRSLFEQLEDQKNKKQEEYEEQFKLRNQVKGLGEDEAEFLDYVSNRQIEINRQRAVETDSILQEMRESKVEIIAAKDNKQEEKKVLKPQVGASQGKSQMALLAGAIKRKSSDAKDDEKKRKLSGGDSPSKETKDNDKPGSSSANSVAKIIGVLPGLGEYTNDTSDSETSSSDSEVEVKATDSVIIRSK, from the exons ATGAGTTTTTCTAATCAGGAAGCACCAGGTATTGGATTTAAGAAGTTTGTGTCAGAGGAGGAACTTGAGGAGAAACGGAAGAAGAGACAGGAGGAATGGGATAAAGTGAGACAACCAGATGACCCAGAAG AGTGTCCAGAAGAAAAATATGATCCCCGTTCTCTATTTGAGCAGCTGGAAGAtcagaaaaacaagaaacaagaaGAATATGAGGAGCAGTTCAAATTGC GTAACCAAGTAAAAGGGCTGGGTGAAGATGAGGCTGAGTTCCTGGATTATGTTTCTAACCGACAGATTGAGATCAACAGGCAGCGCGCAGTGGAGACAGACTCTATTCTGCAGGAGATGAG AGAATCTAAGGTGGAGATAATTGCTGCTAAAGATAACAAACAGGAGGAGAAGAAAGTGTTGAAACCTCAAGTGGGAGCCTCCCAGGGCAAGTCCCAGATGGCGCTACTAGCAGGGGCTATCAAACGGAAGAG CTCCGATGCTAAAGACGATGAGAAGAAGAGAAAGCTCTCAGGTGGAG ACTCTCCATCCAAggaaacaaaagacaatgacaaACCAGGCAGTTCCTCAGCAAATTCTGTGGCTAAGATAATTGGAGTGTTGCCAGGATTAGGAGAGTACACGAACGACACGAGTGACTCAGAGACGTCCAGCAGTGATTCTGAAGTGGAGGTTAAAGCTACAGACAGTGTCATCATACGTTCCAAATGA
- the LOC135465885 gene encoding NADH dehydrogenase [ubiquinone] 1 beta subcomplex subunit 9-like, with amino-acid sequence MSYLQTRVLSHGQRVCKLYKQTLRQLESYYGDKRYWYRYNCVLMRARFDENKDVKDLRVAKKLLEDGERELFLNQHVQPVKFPNSPGGVAYGREPPVPDWIYDTWAPLEKAQYPEYFARREKRKQEYIERWEKQYGKPQLDGAH; translated from the exons ATGTCTTACTTGCAAACACGCGTCTTGTCTCACGGACAGAGAGTTTGTAAACTGTATAAGCAAACTTTGAGGCAACTAGAATCATATTATGGAGACAAAAG ATACTGGTACAGATATAATTGTGTCCTGATGAGAGCCAGGTTTGATGAAAACAAAGATGTGAAAGATTTAAGGGTGGCCAAGAAGCTTTTGGAGGATGGCGAGAGGGAACTGTTCTTAAACCAGCATGTCCAGCCTGTGAAAT TTCCTAATTCGCCTGGTGGAGTGGCGTATGGCAGAGAACCCCCTGTACCTGACTGG ATCTATGACACATGGGCACCCCTGGAGAAGGCACAGTACCCTGAATATTTTGCTCGGCGAGAGAAGAGGAAGCAGGAGTATATTGAGCGATGGGAGAAGCAATACGGCAAGCCCCAACTGGATGGGGCCCATTGA